From Lemur catta isolate mLemCat1 chromosome 19, mLemCat1.pri, whole genome shotgun sequence, a single genomic window includes:
- the NAT14 gene encoding probable N-acetyltransferase 14 encodes MAPSHLSVREMREDERPLVLEMLKASVKDTENRVALHALTRPPALLLLAAASSGLRFVLASFALALLLPVFLAVAAVKLGLRARWGSLPPPGGLGGPWVAVRGSGDVCGILALAPGTNVGDGARVTRLSVSRWHRRKGVGRRLLAFAESRARAWAGGMGEPRARLVVPVAVAAWGVAGMLEGCGYQAEGGWGCMGYTLVREFSKDL; translated from the exons ATGGCCCCCAGCCACCTGTCAGTGCGGGAGATGAGGGAAGATGAGAGGCCCCTGGTGCTGGAGATGCTGAAG GCCAGCGTGAAGGACACGGAAAACCGTGTGGCACTCCATGCTCTGACTCGGCCACCAGCCCTGCTCCTCCTGGCAGCGGCCAGCAGTGGCCTGCGCTTCGTTCTGGCCTCCTTCGCCCTGGCCCTCCTTCTACCTGTGTTTCTGGCTGTGGCGGCTGTAAAGCTGGGCCTGCGGGCCCGGTGGGGCTCGCTGCCTCCACCAGGTGGCCTCGGGGGCCCCTGGGTGGCCGTGCGTGGCTCTGGTGACGTGTGTGGGATCCTGGCCCTGGCCCCCGGCACGAACGTGGGGGACGGGGCCCGGGTCACCCGCCTCTCTGTCTCTCGCTGGCACCGCCGCAAGGGCGTGGGAAGGAGGCTGCTGGCCTTTGCAGAGTCCCGGGCTCGAGCCTGGGCCGGGGGAATGGGGGAGCCGCGGGCCCGGCTTGTGGTCCCAGTGGCTGTGGCTGCTTGGGGGGTGGCAGGGATGCTGGAGGGCTGTGGCTATCAGGCCgaggggggctggggctgcatgGGCTACACACTGGTGAGAGAGTTCAGCAAAGACCTGTGA
- the SSC5D gene encoding soluble scavenger receptor cysteine-rich domain-containing protein SSC5D: protein MRNWGFTLKSTKPQVCPSPNRSSGLTRLPWLDNRGGKSLSLSRWPALPLRSPAASLQPLSSSWQSIQPLPAPSLSWALSASGRRFPPSLPPGRLRLPLLLFPFHPGPALDSANMRVLACLLAALVGIQAVGSSGQDAGLLMAPYGTAPSSYCHPGPGASESQPFLRPPPPERLRLADGPHGCAGRLEVWHSGRWGTVCDDGWDLRDAAVACRQLGCGGALAAPGGAFFGEGAGPVWLSELACRGSEGQLGLCPHRGWKAHICSHEEDAGVVCAGQRVANSRDNPTSPLDGDLWPGLSGELSPSSEEPPVTPAPRPAGSPQNSPRKKSPRPPKQPKSTRAPLLTTGAPRQERLRLVSGPHGCAGRLEVWHGGRWGTVCDDGWDLRDAAVACRELGCGGALAAPGGARFGPGSGPVWMDDVGCGGGEQALRDCPRSPWGRSNCDHSEDAGLVCTGPAPRLRLADGPHGCAGRLEVWHGGRWGSVCDDAWDLRDAAVACRELGCGGALAAPGGAFFGEGSGPIILDDLRCRGNETALRFCPARPWGQHDCHHREDAGAVCDGMPLGYVPPTAPAVDSNTSTSRQAVSRPLSPTVSQAPGTAGISPPPASPTAPREPGPEAGSPQLRLVAGPSRCSGRLEVWHDGRWGTVCDDSWDMRDSAVVCRELGCGGPRQPDPAAGRFGWGAGPIWLDDVGCVGTEASLSDCPAAPWGKHNCAHNEDVGVTCTGPPGLDSVSDPFSWSWIPGLGRDRDAWLPGEMVTKPSASLTSSVPEKTTMKAPGKMPKSTKKWVTKNAKRPTTQPLVTPTTKHSRGLGTQGLPALTSRTTTTLTTEASRRQTSHTTATLTSQAPRERTSKTMAMLTTQGPQEMTSEATIKRIPQASLEPSAEIPAEGSPESPKEPSSSPTAGITEEPGLFRVRLADGPNRCAGRLEVWHAGRWGTVCDDNWDLRDATVACWELGCGKVRPRVGKTHYGPGTGPIWLDDMGCKGSEASLSDCPSGPWGKHNCDHEEDVGLTCTGYTDEDDYPPWTWDPTSGEDLAKGTTTAGVPGHTLSWGTTRRPGLSSLATWHLPVTGDKDGYEPPWTWDTPMRRGLAKGAPTTGRPAPTRATGTTRSPGSPPLAPRVHEDTGSPRKPWPERRLLRPTATRTAPPTPSPAPSASVEPPGPLLTSGPQLIADSASTTSGPPDTSPPTPDPGNPDFVFTTPDRPLSTPDSSVIPTLTPELSPPLSPTLPKGLTSDSSAQSEVTSLPPTSELTPESDTTPDLDTAPYPNTVPESSGSPHPSTTPCHTTTPHSTITPHPATTPHPATTPQPTTTPHPMTTPQPTTTPHPSTTPRPTTTLQPTTTPHPTTTPQPPITPQPTTTPHSMTTLQPTTTPHPTTTPQPTTTPRPSTTPHPMTTLQPTTTPHPTTTPRPTTTPRPSTTPHPMMTPQPTTTPQPTTTIYPTVTPDSPTTLQPTTTPQPTTATHLITAPDLTSTPIITAKSLPTSLVTELSSLTLAPTAKPSPHPQVTFMASAPHTSTSQMPTLEPSPTLESSTSRSSRTPSTDPLSTEDFKPSKGQSPKLTPPPTQTPHSASDPTVIPDLHLSSMAHPLDQPPPDRGLPPSQSPGPLGPCVAPTPPIRVMACEPPALVELVAAMRDVGGQLQRLTQVLEQDRQERQALGLGLTQLVEAAQGLGQLGEAIKRLAEVAWPPSTLVPTTTTPEEEERPLRGDV, encoded by the exons ATGAGGAACTGGGGCTTCACACTGAAATCCACCA AGCCCCAGGTCTGCCCTTCCCCCAACCGCAGCAGTGGTCTGACCAGGCTTCCCTGGCTGGACAACAGAGGAGGCAAGAG cctcagccttAGCCGCTGGCCAGCCCTCCCCCTCCGGTCCCCTGCcgcctccctgcagcctctctcttcctcctggcAAAGcatccagcccctgcctgctccttctCTGTCCTGGGCCCTGAGCGCCTCGGGCAGgcgcttccctccctccctccctccgggGCGCCTccgcctccctctcctgctcttcccctttcaccctggccctgccctggacTCTGCAAACATGAGGGTCTTGGCCTGCCTCCTTG CGGCACTGGTGGGGATCCAGGCTGTTG GGTCCAGTGGCCAGGATGCTGGCCTCCTAATGGCACCCTATGGGACAGCCCCCAGCTCCTACTGTCACCCTGGCCCTGGGGCCTCAGAGTCACAGCCTTTcctccgcccccctcccccagagcGACTGCGCCTGGCTGACGGCCCCCACGGGTGTGCCGGCCGCCTGGAGGTCTGGCACAGCGGGCGCTGGGGCACCGTGTGCGACGATGGATGGGACCTGCGTGATGCCGCTGTGGCCTGCCGGCAGCTGGGCTGCGGGGGGGCGCTGGCTGCCCCAGGGGGCGCCTTCTTCGGGGAGGGCGCGGGGCCAGTATGGCTCAGCGAGCTGGCCTGCCGGGGCAGCGAGGGGCAGCTGGGCCTCTGTCCCCACCGGGGCTGGAAGGCCCATATCTGCTCCCATGAGGAGGACGCAGGCGTCGTCTGTGCAG GTCAGCGTGTGGCTAACTCGAGGGACAATCCCACTTCCCCGCTGGATGGGGATTTGTGGCCAGGGCTGTCTGGGGAGCTGAGCCCCAGCTCGGAGGAGCCCCCCGTTACTCCTG CTCCCCGCCCAGCGGGGAGCCCCCAGAACAGCCCCCGGAAGAAGAGCCCCCGGCCGCCCAAGCAGCCCAAGTCCACCCGGGCTCCTTTGCTGACTACTGGAGCCCCCCGCCAAG agCGGCTACGCCTGGTCTCAGGCCCTCACGGCTGCGCCGGCCGCCTGGAGGTCTGGCACGGTGGGCGCTGGGGCACTGTTTGCGACGATGGCTGGGACCTGCGCGACGCTGCCGTGGCCTGCCGGGAGCTGGGCTGCGGAGGGGCGCTGGCCGCCCCGGGGGGTGCCCGATTTGGGCCAGGTTCAGGGCCGGTGTGGATGGACGACGTGGGGTGCGGAGGAGGAGAGCAGGCCCTCCGGGACTGTCCCCGGAGTCCCTGGGGCCGCAGCAACTGCGACCACAGCGAGGACGCTGGGCTGGTCTGCACCG GCCCGGCCCCCAGGCTGCGCCTGGCCGATGGCCCCCACGGCTGTGCCGGCCGCCTGGAGGTCTGGCATGGTGGGCGCTGGGGGTCAGTGTGCGACGACGCCTGGGACCTGCGTGACGCCGCAGTGGCCTGCCGGGAGCTGGGCTGTGGGGGGGCGCTGGCCGCCCCTGGGGGCGCCTTCTTTGGGGAGGGGTCTGGACCCATCATCCTGGACGATCTTCGGTGTCGCGGAAATGAGACGGCCTTGCGATTCTGCCCAGCGCGGCCCTGGGGCCAGCATGACTGTCACCACCGCGAGGACGCTGGGGCCGTGTGTGATG GCATGCCCCTCGGATATGTCCCTCCCACGGCCCCTGCAGTGGACAGCAACACCTCAACGTCCAGGCAGGCAGTCTCCAGGCCTCTGTCCCCCACAGTGAGCCAGGCCCCAGGGACAGCAGGCATTTcacctcctccagcctctcctaCCGCGCCTCGGGAGCCTGGACCAGAGGCCG GGTCCCCCCAGCTGCGCCTGGTGGCTGGGCCCAGCAGGTGCTCAGGTCGGCTGGAGGTGTGGCATGATGGGCGCTGGGGGACGGTGTGTGATGATAGCTGGGACATGCGGGACTCAGCTGTGGTCTGCCGGGAGCTGGGCTGTGGTGGACCTCGGCAGCCAGACCCTGCTGCTGGCCGCTTTGGCTGGGGTGCAGGCCCCATCTGGCTAGACGATGTGGGCTGTGTGGGGACCGAGGCTTCGCTGTCTGACTGCCCTGCCGCTCCCTGGGGGAAGCACAACTGTGCTCACAATGAGGATGTTGGCGTCACCTGCACCG GCCCTCCTGGCCTGGACTCTGTCTCAGACCCCTTCAGCTGGAGCTGGATCCCTGGACTGGGTAGAGATCGGGATGCCTGGCTCCCAGGAGAGATGGTGACCAAGCCCTCTGCAAGTCTGACCTCTAGTGTTCCAGAGAAAACTACCATGAAAGCCCCAGGGAAAATGCCTAAGAGTACTAAGAAGTGGGTGACAAAAAATGCAAAGAGACCAACCACTCAACCCCTAGTAACACCAACCACTAAACACTCCAGGGGCCTGGGCACCCAAGGCCTCCCAGCACTGACCTCAAGGACCACTACAACCCTGACCACTGAAGCCTCCAGAAGACAGACCTCACACACAACTGCCACACTGACTTCTCAGGCCCCCCGAGAACGAACTTCTAAGACCATGGCAATGCTGACCACTCAAGGCCCCCAAGAAATGACCTCTGAGGCCACCATCAAGAGAATCCCTCAGGCTTCCCTGGAGCCATCTGCCGAGATCCCAGCAGAAGGGTCTCCAGAGTCACCCAAAGAAccatcctcctcccccactgCTGGCATCACTGAGGAACCAG GCTTGTTCCGGGTTCGTCTGGCCGATGGGCCTAACCGATGTGCTGGCCGGCTAGAAGTGTGGCACGCTGGACGCTGGGGGACAGTGTGTGATGACAACTGGGACCTGCGGGATGCCACTGTGGCCTGCTGGGAACTGGGCTGTGGAAAGGTCCGGCCCCGGGTGGGCAAAACCCACTATGGCCCCGGGACTGGGCCCATCTGGTTGGATGACATGGGCTGTAAGGGAAGCGAGGCCTCGCTGAGCGACTGCCCCTCAGGGCCGTGGGGGAAGCACAACTGTGACCATGAGGAAGACGTGGGGCTCACCTGCACTG GCTACACAGACGAAGATGATTATCCCCCCTGGACCTGGGATCCTACCTCAGGAGAGGACCTGGCCAAGGGGACCACCACGGCAGGGGTACCTGGACACACTCTCTCTTGGGGCACCACCAGGCGCCCAGGGCTCTCCTCCCTGGCAACATGGCACCTGCCGGTCACAG GTGACAAGGATGGTTACGAGCCTCCCTGGACGTGGGACACACCTATGAGAAGGGGCCTGGCTAAGGGTGCCCCTACCACAGGCAGACCTGCACCCACTCGTGCCACTGGCACCACCAGGAGTCCAGGAAGCCCTCCTCTAGCTCCAAGGGTCCACGAGGACACAG gtTCCCCGAGGAAACCGTGGCCCGAGCGCCGGCTGCTGCGACCCACTGCGACCCGGACAgcgccccccaccccatccccagctccCTCCGCCTCGGTGGAGCCCCCAGGCCCACTGCTGACCTCTGGGCCACAGCTCATCGCCGACTCAGCTTCAACGACCTCTGGCCCTCCTGACACTTCGCCACCCACCCCAGACCCGGGGAACCCTGACTTCGTCTTCACAACCCCTGACCGTCCTTTGTCCACCCCTGACTCCAGTGTGATTCCAACGCTGACTCCAGAACTCTCACCCCCTCTATCACCCACACTGCCCAAAGGGCTGACCTCTGACTCCTCTGCACAGTCAGAGGTGACCAGCCTTCCCCCGACCTCAGAGCTGACCCCAGAATCTGACACAACCCCAGACTTGGACACAGCCCCATACCCAAATACAGTCCCAGAATCTTCTGGCTCCCCACACCCTTCCACAACCCCTTGTCACACTACCACCCCGCACTccaccataacccctcaccctgcCACAACCCCTCATCCTGCCACTACTCCTCAACCCACCACAACCCCTCACCCCATGACGACCCCTCAACCCACCACGACCCCTCACCCCTCCACAACCCCTCGCCCCACGACGACCCTTCAACCCACCACGACCCCTCACCCCACCACTACCCCTCAACCCCCCATAACCCCTCAACCCACCACGACCCCTCACTCCATGACAACCCTTCAACCCACCACGACCCCTCACCCCACCACTACCCCTCAACCCACCACGACCCCTCGCCCCTCCACAACCCCTCACCCTATGACGACCCTTCAACCCACCACGACCCCTCACCCCACCACTACCCCTCGTCCCACCACAACCCCTCGTCCCTCCACAACTCCTCACCCCATGATGACCCCTCAACCCACCACGACCCCCCaacccaccaccaccatttaCCCCACCGTGACTCCTGACTCTCCCACAACTCTTCAACCTACCACGACCCCTCAACCCACCACAGCTACTCACCTCATCACAGCTCCTGACCTCACCTCAACCCCTATCATCACTGCTAAGTCCCTTCCAACCTCCTTGGTGACAGAACTTTCCTCACTCACTCTAGCACCAACAGCCAAGCCCAGCCCGCACCCCCAGGTGACCTTCATGGCATCTGCCCCTCACACCTCCACATCTCAGATGCCAACCCTAGAGCCCTCTCCAACCTTGGAGTCCAGCACCTCCAGGTCCTCCAGAACTCCAAGCACAGACCCGCTGTCCACTGAGGATTTCAAACCATCTAAAGGCCAGAGCCCCAAACTAACTCCTCCACCTACCCAGACCCCACACTCAGCCTCTGACCCCACTGTTATTCCTGACCTCCACCTCTCCTCCATGGCCCACCCCTTGGATCAACCTCCCCCTGACCGAGGGCTACCCCCTAGTCAGAGCCCAGGCCCCCTTGGCCCATGTGTGGCTCCAACCCCACCTATAAGGGTCATGGCTTGTGAGCCACCTGCCCTGGTGGAGCTGGTGGCTGCTATGAGGGATGTGGGTGGTCAGCTGCAGAGGCTGACCCAGGTCCTGGAGCAGGACCGGCAGGAGCGCcaagccctggggctggggctgactCAGCTGGTAGAAGCTGCCCAGGGTCTAGGGCAGCTGGGCGAGGCTATAAAGAGACTGGCAGAGGTGGCCTGGCCCCCCAGCACACTTGTgccaaccaccaccaccccagaggaggaggagaggcctcTGAGAGGAGATGTGTGA